A single window of uncultured Pseudodesulfovibrio sp. DNA harbors:
- a CDS encoding inorganic phosphate transporter: protein MDIYDLFLYLSLGAGFLMAFNLGANDVANSMASAVGARAITVKQAVFIAGSLNFVGAVFLGSHVTATISKGIINPEVITDPKIIMIGMFAALLAAGIWVLVATLTSLPVSSTHSIVGAIMGFGLVAGGPDVVNWLKMGGIVLSWIISPFLAAGIAYFIFSHIRKYILFKRQFIKQAKFWAPIWIAITLSMISLSFLYKTPAGKSLNLHWMQSLAIAAALSFLAWLLGKILVNRIAIDEEEGAEGVERVFRKMQVGTSCYVALSQGANDVANAIGPVAAIYLIAKEHVLLSKAEVPWPMLVLGGCGIAIGIAVLGHKVMATVGTKITTLTNTRGFAVDVGAASTVLVASNLGLPVSTTHAAVGGVVGVGLARGFHAVDFRVLFRIVAYWVATVPIAALTSIVIFVLLKWLCYS from the coding sequence ATGGATATTTACGATCTGTTTTTGTACTTGTCTCTGGGCGCGGGCTTCCTCATGGCCTTCAACCTCGGGGCAAACGATGTGGCGAATTCCATGGCTTCGGCTGTGGGGGCACGGGCCATCACCGTGAAGCAGGCCGTGTTCATCGCCGGAAGTCTTAATTTCGTCGGTGCGGTTTTTCTCGGTTCTCATGTTACGGCGACCATCAGTAAAGGGATTATCAACCCGGAAGTGATTACTGATCCCAAAATCATCATGATAGGCATGTTTGCGGCTTTGCTTGCTGCGGGCATCTGGGTCTTGGTGGCGACATTGACGTCGCTACCAGTTTCATCAACGCACTCCATTGTCGGGGCCATCATGGGCTTCGGGCTGGTTGCTGGCGGACCGGATGTGGTTAACTGGCTTAAAATGGGTGGTATTGTCCTGTCCTGGATTATTTCACCATTCCTTGCCGCCGGAATTGCCTATTTTATTTTTTCGCATATCAGGAAGTATATTCTGTTTAAGCGACAATTTATCAAACAGGCAAAATTCTGGGCGCCAATTTGGATTGCCATTACTTTGTCCATGATTTCCTTGTCTTTTCTGTACAAGACTCCGGCGGGAAAATCTTTGAATTTACATTGGATGCAGTCCTTGGCTATCGCCGCAGCCTTGTCATTTCTTGCCTGGCTTTTGGGAAAAATACTCGTCAATCGTATTGCTATTGACGAGGAAGAAGGCGCAGAGGGTGTGGAGCGGGTTTTTCGAAAAATGCAGGTGGGTACATCCTGTTATGTCGCCTTGTCTCAGGGCGCAAACGATGTAGCTAATGCCATCGGTCCTGTTGCTGCCATTTATCTGATCGCCAAGGAACACGTGTTGCTCTCCAAAGCGGAAGTCCCATGGCCCATGCTTGTACTGGGAGGGTGTGGCATTGCGATTGGTATCGCCGTACTCGGCCATAAAGTTATGGCAACGGTCGGGACAAAAATCACCACATTGACCAATACTCGAGGCTTCGCCGTTGATGTCGGCGCGGCTTCCACCGTGCTCGTGGCATCCAATCTCGGGTTGCCTGTTTCTACGACTCATGCAGCCGTGGGTGGCGTCGTTGGCGTTGGCTTGGCTCGCGGTTTTCATGCCGTTGATTTTCGTGTTCTGTTCAGAATCGTGGCCTACTGGGTCGCCACTGTGCCTATAGCGGCCCTGACCAGTATTGTTATCTTTGTGCTGTTGAAATGGTTGTGTTACAGCTAG
- a CDS encoding DUF47 family protein: MSLKIPFFGLLANRSPMDGLVEHYDKIAECIAAIDDSLECYVSGGVCREFEELTRSVDEIENHADSIKRNIRNHLPKGLFMAVEKPLFLSYTKSQDNILDAAQDALYWLAMRKVVIPEDVQKDLIFLLDGIARCTVLLGPALKSTIAIIHGESLDREGTKECFRKVRRERDNVRHMKNALHKKIYDKDIDFKDIYQLIHFVDCLDNMGHNTENCAELLRSMMAR; this comes from the coding sequence ATGTCTTTGAAAATTCCTTTTTTCGGTTTGCTTGCCAACCGTTCGCCCATGGACGGTCTTGTTGAACACTATGACAAGATCGCAGAGTGCATTGCGGCCATCGACGATTCTTTGGAGTGCTACGTCTCCGGCGGTGTCTGCCGTGAGTTCGAGGAGTTGACCCGTTCCGTGGATGAAATCGAGAATCACGCTGATTCCATCAAGCGCAACATCCGCAATCATCTGCCCAAAGGGCTGTTCATGGCCGTGGAAAAGCCATTGTTCCTTAGCTACACCAAGAGTCAGGATAACATCCTTGATGCCGCTCAGGACGCTTTGTACTGGCTGGCTATGCGTAAGGTTGTTATTCCTGAAGACGTGCAGAAGGACCTGATTTTCCTGCTTGATGGTATTGCTCGCTGCACCGTGTTACTTGGCCCCGCCTTGAAATCCACTATTGCCATCATTCATGGTGAATCTTTGGACCGCGAAGGGACCAAGGAGTGCTTCCGCAAAGTGCGGCGTGAGCGTGACAACGTGCGTCACATGAAGAATGCCCTGCACAAGAAAATTTATGATAAGGATATCGATTTCAAGGATATCTATCAGTTGATTCACTTTGTGGATTGCTTGGACAACATGGGGCACAATACTGAGAATTGTGCTGAACTGCTTCGTTCCATGATGGCGCGTTAA
- a CDS encoding ATP-binding protein, whose protein sequence is MRILLWTWALLLLVLGVIFFYSTSIVGDELVTDTEMRSHSEIESIKWLIDDHPTFASEKDFAEWVDAFGFKLGSRITYIVDGRVIADSDVIYSELTTLDDHSTRPEIIAALKDGWGSNVRHSDTLRKDMLYVASKMSTVSGVPTGVLRLAVSFSKVSERLNVLRTNFIWIFLVTLACAVLISLIMSHNMSRDIRTFSELARSIGEGNYSKRLRVLPGGEFKPLAESVNAMAQSIERSMQIVHDQKGQLQAVFQGMREGVMTLDSNGRIESYNTALEDMFNMAESSVGRTPIEVSRRVEIQDLVDDMLGESESGERAIQIDLMDSRTVEVSAEPFMDQKGVRKLILVFYDITEMKQSEKGLKDFVANASHQLRTPLTSIKGYTETLLHTPPAKPEDGQGFLETVLKNADHMDKVISSMLALAKSEQMGKKLDLVPVSAHEYMTRAINDVSPWAEEQSVSIERRTPEGDMMVMGEVDGLLHVFHNLLNNAVKYSPDGGKITVSAEDDGESIVFSVEDQGPGISREHSTKVFERFYRVDENTIDGSGSAGLGLAICRRIVKNFGGEIWHDGYGEGTRGARFCFRLNKSS, encoded by the coding sequence ATGCGTATCCTGTTATGGACCTGGGCTCTTTTGCTTCTGGTTCTGGGCGTGATATTCTTTTACTCCACATCCATTGTGGGGGATGAGCTTGTTACGGATACAGAGATGCGGTCTCATAGCGAAATCGAATCTATCAAATGGTTGATCGACGATCACCCCACCTTTGCCTCGGAAAAGGATTTTGCAGAATGGGTAGACGCCTTTGGTTTTAAACTTGGCTCGCGTATTACTTATATAGTAGATGGTCGGGTCATTGCCGATTCCGATGTGATCTATTCCGAGTTGACCACGCTGGATGACCACAGCACCCGACCTGAAATTATCGCCGCTCTCAAAGACGGATGGGGTTCCAACGTCCGTCACTCCGATACCTTGCGCAAAGACATGCTGTACGTGGCTTCAAAAATGAGTACGGTTTCAGGCGTCCCTACCGGCGTACTGCGTCTTGCTGTTTCCTTCTCCAAGGTGAGTGAACGACTGAACGTTTTGCGAACAAACTTTATTTGGATATTCCTTGTCACCCTTGCATGTGCCGTTCTTATTAGTTTGATTATGTCCCACAACATGAGCCGGGACATCAGGACTTTTTCCGAGTTGGCCCGCTCTATAGGTGAGGGCAATTATTCCAAACGGTTGCGGGTTCTTCCCGGGGGTGAATTCAAGCCTTTGGCCGAGTCAGTCAACGCCATGGCTCAGTCCATTGAGCGGAGCATGCAGATCGTTCATGATCAGAAAGGCCAGCTTCAGGCCGTGTTCCAAGGTATGCGTGAAGGCGTCATGACGTTGGATTCAAACGGGCGCATCGAGTCATACAATACCGCACTTGAAGATATGTTTAATATGGCTGAAAGCTCTGTTGGGCGGACGCCCATTGAAGTCTCTCGGCGTGTCGAGATTCAGGACTTGGTCGATGATATGTTGGGCGAATCCGAAAGCGGCGAACGGGCCATTCAGATAGATTTGATGGATTCGCGTACCGTGGAAGTCAGTGCCGAACCTTTCATGGATCAAAAAGGGGTGCGTAAACTCATTTTGGTGTTTTACGATATCACTGAAATGAAGCAGAGCGAGAAAGGTCTGAAGGATTTCGTGGCGAATGCTTCACACCAATTGCGGACTCCGTTGACGTCTATCAAGGGCTACACCGAGACATTGCTGCACACGCCTCCGGCCAAGCCGGAAGACGGACAGGGATTTCTGGAGACCGTGCTTAAGAATGCGGATCATATGGACAAGGTTATTTCATCCATGCTCGCTTTGGCAAAGTCTGAGCAAATGGGTAAAAAACTCGATCTGGTCCCGGTTTCAGCACACGAATATATGACTCGGGCCATCAATGATGTTTCGCCTTGGGCTGAAGAACAGTCTGTTTCCATAGAGCGGAGAACGCCTGAGGGAGACATGATGGTTATGGGTGAGGTTGACGGCCTTTTGCACGTGTTTCATAATTTGCTTAACAATGCCGTGAAGTACAGTCCTGATGGAGGAAAGATAACCGTCAGTGCCGAAGATGACGGCGAATCTATTGTTTTTTCTGTGGAGGATCAGGGGCCGGGAATTTCCCGGGAACACTCCACGAAGGTTTTTGAAAGGTTCTACCGCGTCGATGAAAATACCATTGACGGGTCCGGCAGTGCGGGATTGGGTCTCGCCATCTGCCGTCGTATAGTGAAGAATTTTGGCGGAGAAATCTGGCACGATGGATATGGCGAAGGAACTCGCGGAGCGCGTTTCTGTTTTCGTCTGAATAAGTCCTCGTAG
- the alr gene encoding alanine racemase, producing MAIEYNKLRVTIHTDRLRENYRLFKRHHDNVIPVIKSDAYGHGLAEVSRALEDEGAETFAVGFVSEAVLLRQSGCTKRIFALLGPLGDDDIQALWDHDILTAISHFDQLDRVIEAAKKNGPLNICLKFDTGMRRLGFLPEEVDKVTDILKESVVTPVMATSHLASADEPECGERVALQASRFQRALDGLAGAGFEVEANLANSAGGMVHEQCRMDSLRLGISLYGGNPFQDTEWESRGQGYSSAMDVSAPVLQVHPLKKGESISYGWTYTAERDSVVAIIGVGYADNYSRSLSNTGYMTIHGKRVPIRGRICMQMTAVDVTDLMGEGRGVVPGDEAFLMGGPGDSPITPEELAGWWKTITYEVFCLLGMNRREYI from the coding sequence ATGGCTATAGAATACAATAAGCTGCGCGTCACGATCCACACTGATCGTTTGCGTGAGAACTACCGTCTTTTCAAAAGGCATCACGACAACGTGATTCCAGTCATCAAATCTGATGCATATGGTCATGGATTGGCTGAAGTCAGTCGAGCTTTGGAAGATGAGGGTGCAGAGACCTTTGCTGTCGGCTTTGTCAGTGAGGCTGTTTTATTGCGTCAGTCCGGGTGTACCAAACGAATTTTTGCCCTGCTTGGACCATTGGGCGATGATGATATTCAGGCTCTTTGGGATCATGATATCCTGACTGCAATTTCGCATTTTGACCAACTCGATCGAGTGATTGAGGCTGCGAAAAAGAATGGCCCACTGAATATTTGTCTCAAGTTTGATACAGGCATGCGCCGGCTTGGATTTTTGCCCGAAGAAGTGGATAAGGTGACTGACATTCTCAAAGAGAGTGTCGTGACACCGGTTATGGCGACTTCTCATCTGGCTTCGGCAGATGAACCGGAATGTGGCGAGCGTGTCGCTCTACAGGCCTCCAGATTTCAGCGAGCTTTGGACGGTTTGGCTGGAGCGGGTTTTGAAGTTGAGGCAAATCTGGCGAATTCCGCCGGTGGGATGGTTCATGAACAGTGCCGAATGGATTCCCTGCGTCTGGGAATTTCCCTGTATGGTGGTAATCCTTTTCAAGACACCGAGTGGGAATCACGGGGACAGGGATATAGCTCTGCCATGGATGTTTCCGCGCCGGTCTTGCAGGTGCATCCTTTGAAAAAAGGTGAGTCAATCAGTTACGGTTGGACTTATACAGCCGAGCGAGATTCGGTGGTGGCGATAATTGGGGTCGGATATGCCGATAACTACAGTCGTTCTTTGTCCAACACGGGATACATGACCATTCATGGCAAGCGTGTGCCTATTCGTGGACGTATCTGTATGCAGATGACGGCAGTTGACGTAACTGATCTTATGGGTGAAGGAAGGGGCGTTGTTCCAGGAGATGAGGCTTTCCTTATGGGAGGGCCGGGGGATTCCCCTATTACTCCCGAGGAATTGGCCGGATGGTGGAAGACCATTACCTATGAAGTTTTTTGCCTGCTGGGAATGAACCGGCGGGAATATATTTAA
- a CDS encoding tetratricopeptide repeat protein, with amino-acid sequence MTQLRQLGLLNREGMKACNEGKTDDALFQLIQADRLAKSMNSRLHEAKVRNNIGLVHQVSGKDEEALACFRLAALFAVEGAGEGNALHKTIVRNLTRLESARPAGAV; translated from the coding sequence ATGACACAGTTAAGACAACTTGGATTATTGAACCGTGAAGGAATGAAGGCCTGCAACGAAGGTAAGACTGATGATGCTTTGTTTCAGCTCATTCAGGCTGACCGTTTGGCAAAATCGATGAATTCCCGTTTACATGAAGCAAAAGTCCGCAACAATATAGGCTTGGTACATCAGGTGTCCGGCAAGGATGAAGAGGCTTTGGCCTGCTTCCGTCTTGCCGCTCTTTTTGCGGTGGAAGGTGCGGGTGAAGGCAATGCTTTGCATAAAACCATTGTTCGCAATCTGACGCGGCTTGAGTCCGCTCGTCCGGCAGGTGCTGTGTAA